The genomic region AAATTGCCTCGCCTTATAAGATTTTAACTAATGACAAGGGTTTATTTGAAGCTATTAAGGATATTTGTCTGGAAGAAGAAATCGGTAAGATTGTAGTTGGAATCCCAACTGGATTAAAAGGAGTTAAGTCAGCGCAATACGAAATAGTTAAAGATTTTATTAGCCAATTGAAAAGAGAATTTTCCATGGAAATAATTGCACAGAATGAAAATCTGTCCAGCAGTTACGCGCAAAATCTTTTGCAGGGAACTAAATCTAAGGGTCAGGATGATGCAGTCGCAGCGATGATAATACTTCAGAGTTACCTTGATGAAATGGGCGAAAAAGCCCCTTTGTCATTCAGAACGCCTGCCTGCCGGCAGGCAGGAAGTGAAGAATCTAGTAATACAGGATTCCACGCTACGCTCTGAATGACTCGATGACAAAGAGGCTTTTTCGCCATTCACTTTATGTCCCAAACCTACACTACAACAGCTTTAGTTCTGAAAAGACGAGACTATCAGGAAAATGATCGTCTTTTTTGTCTATACACCAAAGATTTTGGCAAAATAGATGTTTTGGCCAAAGGCACGAAAAAAATCATTAGTAAATTAAATCCATATCTGGAACCTTTTTATTTAATTAAAGTCATGATTGCCAAGGGCAAGGGTTTTGATAAATTGGCGAATTGCAATTTGATTGAAGGTTATCAAAATTTACGGCAGAATCTTTTTGGTTTTGCTTTGATAAATTATTTGGCAGAAATTACTGATCGGTTGATTATAGGCCAGACTCAGAATAATGATAAGTTTGATTTGTTGCTAAAAATTCTAAATAT from Patescibacteria group bacterium harbors:
- the ruvX gene encoding Holliday junction resolvase RuvX, encoding MSEKLLGIDYGEKKVGLAIADTETKIASPYKILTNDKGLFEAIKDICLEEEIGKIVVGIPTGLKGVKSAQYEIVKDFISQLKREFSMEIIAQNENLSSSYAQNLLQGTKSKGQDDAVAAMIILQSYLDEMGEKAPLSFRTPACRQAGSEESSNTGFHATL